The genome window AAACcatttggtgtttgataaatctatttctcaaaatgttttttacagaaataatgccactaaaaaacccaatagtattatcggatgcccaaaagggagagaagggtcggatgcctctttttaggtttaaatagttgagagatttatcgggcacaacaacatttttttttctctcaaattcgtttttagaaacaacgaaacaagtcggttctagaattataaatagggataaattttgatttatgtttctataaaTGGGCGAAACgtaacaactttatcaaacgcttctTAGGCTGTTTTTCAGTTTctaagaacaagaaaacgcaaaaATGGTAGAgatgaaacattatcaaatggtgcccaGATCCACCAATATGTACATCAATGAATATCACGTGTCTGGGCCATAATCCAATGCATAAACTTTTTACACTCTATTATTACCCAAGAAACCTTCCCCTAATTCGCAGCTCGATTCCCTTTTATACTAATTTTCATAGTAAACGTGGAGCAATCTGATTGGTTCCCCATCGGGAACACAAACCCTGCTACCCGACTCGCGAGaatctcttcttcattctcAGACCAATTCGACGGCTACAGAGCTAGACTGCCTGTGCCGCCGAGACCATACTCCTACCATCGTCGTTGTTGCTCAGTGCTCACTCTCTCCTGCTTTACCTGTTTCGAGTTCGACTTTCGATTACAGAGAAGGAGAGATGGAGACGAACAAAATAGAAGagcagaaggaagaagatgatcagaTCGTGAATCCATGGGAGGTAGCGGCGAAGGATGGAGGAAAGATCGATTACGATAAGCTCATTGATAAGTTCGGTTGTCAAAGACTCGATGAATCCCTAATTAGTCGCGTCGAACGTCTTACCTCTCGTCCTCCTCATGTCTTCCTTCGCCGAGGCGTCTTCTTCGCTCACAGGTTTCAATTATATTCTCTTCTCAATCACTCCCTGTATGTCTAGTTCATGAATTGATGCGcaaactttcattttttttttttttaataatttatagGGATTTTAATGAGATCCTTGACGCGTATGAAAGAGGCGACAAATTCTATCTATATACGGGAAGAGGGCCGTCGTCGGAAGCTTTGCATTTGGGCCATCTCATTCCATTCATGTTCACCAAGTACATTCATTTTCTCAGAACCGAAGAATGTTTGAATATTGTACTGTCTTTGGGTTTAGATTATGAGCTCTGTGAACAATCGCATGCAGATACTTGCAGGATGCTTTCAAGGTCCCACTGGTGATTCAACTAACGGATGACGAAAAGTGCATGTGGAAAAACCTCTCGGTGGAAGAGTGTCAAAGACTTGCTCGTGAAAATGCAAAAGATATTATAGCTTGTGGCTTTGACATTACGAAAACCTTTATTTTCACAGATTTTGATTATGTTGGAGGGTCAGTATAATTCACCTTCCCTACTTGAGCTTTCAATTGTGTGGGGCTACTGTTCATTTTTTTGGATCTTCTTAGGCGGTTCAAGATAAGGTGCAGACCAGTGAACACTTGTCTTATGAGAATTAaggacgaaaaaaaaaaaaaacccgccTTTTAAGATAGAATAATTCAGTGAGAACTTTTATAGATTTGGTTTGCAATTATTAATTTGTTTGGGTATTATTTGAGATTATAAGTTATCTAATCTACAGTACCTACTATTGAATGGTAATCTATAGGTATTATCTAGGAAGCCGGCTGTAGACTTTTGAATTTACTGTTAGCACTTGGAATATCTAGTCCTGCAATGCACATGGATTAGCTGGTCAATGGCTAATATGCTTGCTTACACTGTTTTGGCAAGTTGATCTTTTATTTTAAccttaaaaaatttatatggaGGAAAAGAGGTACAAAATTGGATAACTAGAGGAAAAGACATGGTGATGCACAAAGAACCTGTTGGTATATCCTCCCGTAAGTACAAGCAACTTAACTTGAATTATATTTGTAGTGGGAGTTGACCTTACCATAACCCAACcttagaaggaggaagaagaaagatggcataCTTTGAGCAGAAATCTATAGTATGATTGGTTCTAAGGCCTTTGGACTAAGAAAAAAGCAACAAAGGTTACTGCATTTGTCTGAAAATGGATGGACATTTGGCGCTTCGCGTATATTTTTGACATTGGGCCAAATTGAAGCATCTATCTGACTTTTTCTTGTCTTCAGTGCTTGCATAGAGATTATTTAAGTCCTGGGTTTGTTTGATGTTGTTCAAAGGCCTCCAATGTGGTAAGGCGCGATGAACATGAATTTGTGGAAGGGACAAAAGAAGTAATAGAAACTATGAGACAAGTAGGTTGCGTCGCATGGTAAAGAATGGGCTATGACTATTATTGGTTATGATGGTAAGGGTATAAGACTtcaagtttttcttcttcttgggtgTGTAGTTAGTAAAAATTCTAAAATCGCCACAATCTTCAAGGTTTCCAAGCTCCATAGGAACAGGTCAACCTGAATATATGGTTTTAAGTGAGAACTACACAATTTAAATCtggatttatttttgaaatcatTCCTTGTTTATTTCTGTTCACACTTTCTGTCAATTGAAGTGGACTGTCTTTGTGTTTGTTTTACAGCTAATAAGCAATTGTAAGTTGTAGCACATGATATGAAGTCATTTTTTTATTGCTCTAGTGCGGTTGTGCTTATGCTAGACTTCTCTGCTGCAGCTCCTTTTACCAAAATATGGTGAGAGTTGCAAAATGTGTCACATTCAATAAGGTGAGGATCAAGCTGAACCTCTTATATGAAAAATTTCTCACAAccgctttctttttctcttctgtgATTGCATCCTGTACATTTTCCTCTTTGTTTTGATTGTCTTAACCCAATAACAAGGATTATTTTGTCAAGCGGTGCAATGCAGGTTGTGGGAATATTTGGTTTTACTCCTGAAGATCATATTGGTAAAATTAGTTTTCCACCAGTGCAGGTAGGTCTGCTGCCCTAGTCATTTGAtcttataacaatttatgtttcCATTGGAGTTGTAGTTGCTTATTATTCCTTCTAGTGCTAGtttagactctctctctctctctctctcttattttggcTTTTCATTGATAACctgaactttgatttttttacttaATAATACATACATACAGATTATTTGGTTTAAATTCATTAATATGGATATTCAATCTAAGCTTTTAagtatttttatattaaaagcATTGAGAATGGATTATTTATTTGAAACGGAAATTTAATACAATGTACTGTTATCATATAGTGATATAGCGATAATGTCATAATTAACTGTTGTATTTAATGCAAATAATGATGTTATGTAATGATGAACAATTTGAAATTGATTGCTAGGTTTTTcacattttgaaataaaaattgaacatgGTCACAGTACCTCAATTTTAGCAAATATGGGCCTACGCAGTTTGAAATTAAATTTGTAAACTTTGAATCCCCTAAAACCACTCTGGGTTTAAAGAGAAAAGTAAAATGGAAGGCACTAATTGTGCCTGTTTAAAATAGCATTGGATGATACCTCATTGCTATTTGCTACCTACTGTAGACACTCAACATCTTAAGTTTGATTGCAGGCTGTTCCATCCTTCCCCAATTCATTCCCCCACCTCTTCCCTGGCAAAGATGATCTCCGTTGCTTGATTCCATGTGCAATTGACCAGGTAATGTCTTCCGGGTTGACTATTTATTCGTTTTGGAGATGTTATGAAGTTGTACTATGTTTCTGGACTAAAATGTTCAATTTGTTCTGCTGAATCCACTAGTTCATGTGAACAACTACAACaaagaacaacaacaaactcagccttatcccaacttaatggggtcggctacaaggatccatgcaaaacaatTGTTCATGTGAACAACATGGAACATATATCTTTTATGTGATCTGTGTACTAGTTGaacttaaaatttgaaaattgcTAATGAAAAATATTGAAACTTAAAATGTAAAAATGATGAATGTTGGAGCTCTAAGCCTGTAACCGTCTCtcttccatttattttttttgggtgtatgGGATAATTCAATGTTTTGGGAGGTATGTTGTTCACTGTTTCTAGTCCTCTGTATGAGCCTACAAGGCTCTGTGATGTGGTTGTTGTTGTAGAGTGTACATGTGTATGCCTGCGTTCCCACTTACAATCAAATGGACATTTAAAGCTGTTTCTGTTGTTGTGAACTTCATTCCCTGCCTTCAATGTGTGCTAATAAATTCCCTATCTTTTGCCATTATAAATTTCCTGGACGGTTGAAAACTTT of Macadamia integrifolia cultivar HAES 741 unplaced genomic scaffold, SCU_Mint_v3 scaffold90, whole genome shotgun sequence contains these proteins:
- the LOC122070363 gene encoding tryptophan--tRNA ligase, cytoplasmic, whose translation is METNKIEEQKEEDDQIVNPWEVAAKDGGKIDYDKLIDKFGCQRLDESLISRVERLTSRPPHVFLRRGVFFAHRDFNEILDAYERGDKFYLYTGRGPSSEALHLGHLIPFMFTKYLQDAFKVPLVIQLTDDEKCMWKNLSVEECQRLARENAKDIIACGFDITKTFIFTDFDYVGGSFYQNMVRVAKCVTFNKVVGIFGFTPEDHIGKISFPPVQAVPSFPNSFPHLFPGKDDLRCLIPCAIDQDPYFRMTRDVAPRIGYQKPALIESSFFPALQGETGKMSASDPNSAIYVTDSAKVIKNKVNKYAFSGGQDSIENHRKYGANLEVDIPIKYLGFFLDDDVELEHIRKEYAAGRMLTGEVKKRLIEVLTEIVERHCRARAAVSDEMVDAFMAIRPLPNMFD